From one Alicyclobacillus acidocaldarius subsp. acidocaldarius Tc-4-1 genomic stretch:
- the pelF gene encoding GT4 family glycosyltransferase PelF, whose translation MRSRKAPVSDVLLATEGTYPYTLGGVSAWADRLIRGLADQRFTVYAVVANPGGTPRYALPENVDRLLMVPLWGTDCHEEFSWNPQMSWNLGVRKSFQRDFLPAYEAFLTACLRAAEARLDEALEALRVMAAFAERGNMKYALRHAKTWDILRSRLSEHPLFRHLNLFEAVDIGKLLYRYLAPLAFPVPEARIYHASAAAFCALPLMMAKERYHRPLLVTEHGVYYRERLLSIGRMERAAPYRYFLSSLYGLVVRLVYQAADSVAPVAKFNALWEQKLGVPPERIHPIPNGVDPRAFHITRNPGSGNQPLRLVMIARIDPLKDIHTAIRAMRSLYEIQGNHPELAGITLTIYGPAPDQAYEASCRDLVRAYRLENVVRFAGPTDDVNGALNSGDIAVMSSSSEGFPYAAVEAVMAGRPIVATNVGGMSEIVQPPYGILVPPRRPRELADAITRLAANRGQLAALGRLGRERMLAEFTLDRFLERYRAWYNAWASEGERGHERRDRETV comes from the coding sequence GTGAGGTCGCGCAAGGCGCCTGTGTCGGACGTGTTGCTGGCCACCGAAGGCACGTATCCCTACACGCTTGGCGGTGTGAGCGCGTGGGCGGATCGGCTGATCCGCGGGCTTGCCGATCAGCGCTTCACCGTCTACGCAGTGGTCGCAAATCCTGGCGGGACGCCGCGCTACGCGCTGCCGGAAAACGTGGATCGCCTTCTCATGGTGCCGCTATGGGGGACGGATTGCCACGAAGAATTTTCGTGGAATCCGCAGATGTCGTGGAACCTCGGAGTGCGCAAATCGTTTCAGCGCGACTTTCTTCCAGCCTACGAGGCGTTTCTGACGGCCTGCCTTCGTGCAGCCGAGGCTCGGCTGGACGAAGCGCTGGAGGCGCTTCGGGTGATGGCGGCGTTCGCGGAGCGCGGAAACATGAAATACGCGCTTCGACACGCGAAGACCTGGGATATCCTGCGATCCCGCCTCTCGGAGCATCCTCTGTTTCGCCACCTCAACTTGTTCGAGGCGGTCGATATCGGCAAGCTCCTGTACCGATACTTGGCGCCGCTCGCCTTCCCGGTTCCAGAAGCTCGCATCTACCACGCGTCCGCGGCCGCCTTCTGTGCGCTGCCGCTCATGATGGCCAAAGAGCGGTATCACAGGCCACTGCTCGTCACTGAGCATGGGGTGTATTACCGCGAGCGGCTGTTGTCCATCGGGAGGATGGAGAGGGCTGCGCCCTACCGCTATTTCCTCTCGAGTCTCTACGGCCTAGTGGTGCGCTTAGTGTATCAAGCCGCGGACAGCGTCGCGCCGGTGGCGAAATTCAACGCGCTGTGGGAACAAAAGCTCGGCGTTCCCCCTGAGCGGATTCATCCCATTCCGAATGGCGTCGATCCGCGTGCGTTTCATATCACGCGCAATCCCGGATCAGGGAACCAGCCGCTTCGCCTCGTGATGATCGCGCGCATCGATCCGCTGAAAGACATTCACACCGCCATCCGCGCCATGCGTAGTCTTTATGAGATCCAGGGGAACCATCCTGAGCTCGCAGGCATCACACTCACCATCTACGGGCCCGCGCCGGACCAGGCTTATGAGGCCTCTTGCCGCGATCTCGTCCGAGCGTACCGGCTGGAGAACGTCGTTCGCTTCGCCGGGCCGACGGACGACGTGAACGGCGCCCTCAACAGCGGAGATATCGCGGTCATGTCGAGCTCGTCCGAGGGTTTTCCTTATGCCGCTGTGGAGGCGGTCATGGCGGGACGGCCCATCGTGGCGACCAACGTCGGCGGGATGAGCGAGATTGTCCAGCCGCCGTACGGAATCCTCGTGCCGCCGCGTCGACCTCGGGAGCTGGCAGATGCCATCACGCGGCTGGCGGCAAACCGCGGCCAACTGGCGGCGCTCGGGCGCCTAGGGCGAGAACGCATGCTGGCGGAATTTACACTTGATCGGTTTCTGGAACGGTATCGGGCGTGGTACAACGCTTGGGCGAGCGAAGGGGAGCGTGGGCATGAGCGCCGAGATCGAGAGACCGTTTGA